From one Geoalkalibacter halelectricus genomic stretch:
- a CDS encoding cobyrinate a,c-diamide synthase — protein sequence MAETIPTFLIAAPASGCGKTTLTLALLAALRRRGLRVAPFKVGPDFIDPGHHAAACGRASRNLDSWMCGPKGMREIFQRGCRDADLAVIEGVMGLFDGAAGADDLGSSAEIARLLDARIILVIDARAQARSAAALVQGFTRFDARLRFAGVICNRVGSARHAELLREAFASVDGLPPLLGCLPRDTELSLPERHLGLVTAQDRAPGEAFYGQLADWLENRIDLDKLLPSVPSVPSVPIAPPPAPKARIAVARDQAFCFYYPDNLELLEAAGAQLVFFSPLRDPHLPEQIDGLYLGGGYPELHAQTLAANTSLLADLRRAAHGGLPIYAECGGFMLLAQSIDDQPMAGIFPARARLLHKRKALGYREITLSADGLLGPAGTRLRGHEFHYSEMHPPPEVPRRYRLSRRGGEALPDEGFCLHNVLGSYIHLHFGSHPQAAEHFVNFCCKGAQST from the coding sequence ATGGCTGAGACGATTCCGACTTTTCTCATCGCCGCCCCGGCGAGCGGCTGCGGCAAGACCACCCTGACCCTGGCCCTGCTCGCCGCCTTGCGCCGCCGCGGGCTGCGCGTCGCGCCCTTCAAGGTTGGCCCGGACTTCATCGACCCCGGCCACCATGCCGCCGCCTGCGGGCGCGCCTCGCGCAATCTGGACAGCTGGATGTGCGGGCCGAAGGGAATGCGCGAAATTTTCCAGCGCGGCTGCCGCGACGCGGACCTTGCGGTCATCGAGGGCGTCATGGGCCTTTTCGACGGCGCCGCGGGCGCGGACGACCTCGGCAGCAGCGCGGAAATCGCCCGCCTGCTCGACGCCCGCATCATTCTGGTGATCGACGCGCGCGCCCAGGCGCGCAGCGCCGCCGCCCTGGTGCAGGGCTTCACCCGCTTCGATGCGCGGCTGCGCTTCGCCGGTGTGATCTGCAACCGGGTCGGCAGCGCCCGCCATGCCGAACTCCTGCGGGAGGCCTTCGCGTCCGTCGACGGGCTGCCGCCGCTGCTCGGCTGCCTGCCACGCGACACGGAGCTGAGCCTGCCCGAGCGCCACCTGGGCCTGGTCACCGCCCAGGACAGGGCCCCCGGCGAAGCATTCTACGGGCAGCTCGCCGACTGGCTGGAAAACCGCATCGATCTCGACAAGCTCCTTCCATCCGTCCCATCCGTCCCATCCGTCCCCATCGCGCCACCCCCGGCGCCCAAGGCACGCATCGCCGTGGCGCGCGACCAGGCCTTTTGCTTTTACTATCCGGACAACCTCGAACTGCTCGAAGCGGCAGGCGCGCAGCTGGTGTTTTTTTCGCCCCTGCGAGACCCCCATCTACCGGAACAAATCGACGGGCTGTACCTGGGCGGCGGCTACCCCGAACTGCACGCGCAGACTCTCGCAGCCAACACCTCACTCCTTGCCGACCTGCGCCGGGCCGCCCATGGGGGCCTGCCCATCTACGCCGAATGCGGCGGCTTCATGCTGCTGGCGCAAAGCATCGACGACCAGCCCATGGCCGGGATTTTCCCCGCCCGCGCGCGGCTGCTGCACAAGCGCAAGGCCCTGGGCTACCGCGAAATCACCCTCAGCGCCGATGGCCTCCTCGGTCCGGCGGGCACGCGCTTGCGCGGACATGAATTCCACTACTCGGAGATGCATCCCCCCCCCGAGGTGCCGCGCCGCTACCGCCTGAGTCGCCGCGGCGGCGAAGCCCTGCCGGATGAGGGCTTTTGCCTGCACAACGTGCTGGGCAGCTATATTCATCTGCACTTCGGCAGCCATCCCCAGGCAGCCGAACATTTCGTCAATTTCTGTTGCAAAGGAGCTCAATCCACATGA
- the cobC gene encoding alpha-ribazole phosphatase — MMAKHTRLYLLRHGQVEGFGNKRYNGQADVALTPLGQEQSQALGERLADRPLAAVYTSDLSRCAYAARCLAAPQGLQPIPLAEMRELHIGEWEGRTWQELQEIYPEQWRARLKDLVNYRVPGGESLAEMATRVRPALEEIISRHRGEEIALVGHGGVNRVILLDAIGAPLTRMFAIEQDYACLNILDYFVDGNTVVKLLNG, encoded by the coding sequence ATGATGGCCAAGCACACCCGCCTCTATCTCCTTCGCCACGGCCAGGTGGAAGGCTTCGGCAACAAGCGCTACAACGGCCAGGCCGACGTCGCCCTCACCCCTTTGGGCCAGGAGCAGTCCCAGGCCCTGGGCGAACGGCTCGCCGACCGACCCCTGGCGGCGGTCTACACCAGCGATCTGTCGCGCTGCGCCTACGCCGCCCGCTGCCTCGCCGCACCCCAGGGCCTGCAACCCATACCCCTGGCCGAGATGCGCGAACTGCATATCGGCGAATGGGAGGGCCGCACCTGGCAGGAACTGCAGGAAATCTATCCCGAGCAATGGCGGGCGCGCCTCAAGGATCTGGTTAATTACCGGGTGCCCGGCGGCGAGAGTCTCGCCGAAATGGCGACACGGGTACGCCCGGCACTGGAGGAGATCATCAGCCGCCATCGCGGCGAGGAAATCGCCCTGGTCGGCCACGGCGGGGTCAACCGGGTGATTCTGCTCGATGCCATCGGCGCGCCTCTGACGCGCATGTTCGCCATCGAGCAGGATTACGCCTGCCTCAACATTCTCGACTATTTTGTCGACGGCAACACCGTGGTCAAACTGCTCAATGGCTGA